In Falco cherrug isolate bFalChe1 chromosome 2, bFalChe1.pri, whole genome shotgun sequence, the following are encoded in one genomic region:
- the LOC102053726 gene encoding cytochrome c oxidase assembly factor 4 homolog, mitochondrial isoform X2 codes for MARPGHARSHQPLEEAEEAEDPVDAMISRTGCMAQHRELQECMAARQDWRHCQPQVRAFGDCMARRQRAEELHRAPSLHPAQPSPTGE; via the coding sequence ATGGCGAGGCCGGGCCATGCCAGGAGCCACCAGCCGCTGGAGGAGGCCGAGGAGGCCGAGGACCCGGTGGACGCCATGATCTCACGGACAGGCTGCATGGCGCAGCACCGGGAGCTGCAGGAGTGCATGGCGGCGCGGCAGGACTGGCGACACTGCCAGCCCCAGGTCCGCGCTTTCGGTGACTGCATGGCCCGGCGGCAACGTGCCGAGGAGCTGCACCGGGCACCCAGCCTGCACCCAGCCCAACCGTCACCCACCGGGGAGTGA
- the LOC102053726 gene encoding cytochrome c oxidase assembly factor 4 homolog, mitochondrial isoform X1, giving the protein MEGARRSLGGRGEFWAPVRRSLQGKAPATGHPLQPSEAMARPGHARSHQPLEEAEEAEDPVDAMISRTGCMAQHRELQECMAARQDWRHCQPQVRAFGDCMARRQRAEELHRAPSLHPAQPSPTGE; this is encoded by the exons ATGGAGGGTGCCAGGCGCTCACTAGGAGGGCGTGGGGAATTTTGGGCACCAGTGAGGcg GTCTCTTCAGGGGAAGGCACCCGCCACTGGccaccccctgcagcccagcgAGGCCATGGCGAGGCCGGGCCATGCCAGGAGCCACCAGCCGCTGGAGGAGGCCGAGGAGGCCGAGGACCCGGTGGACGCCATGATCTCACGGACAGGCTGCATGGCGCAGCACCGGGAGCTGCAGGAGTGCATGGCGGCGCGGCAGGACTGGCGACACTGCCAGCCCCAGGTCCGCGCTTTCGGTGACTGCATGGCCCGGCGGCAACGTGCCGAGGAGCTGCACCGGGCACCCAGCCTGCACCCAGCCCAACCGTCACCCACCGGGGAGTGA